A window of the Phaseolus vulgaris cultivar G19833 chromosome 5, P. vulgaris v2.0, whole genome shotgun sequence genome harbors these coding sequences:
- the LOC137835644 gene encoding fatty acyl-CoA reductase 3-like: MELGSIIHFLQDKTILVTGATGFLAKIFVEKILRVQPNVKKLYLLLRVKDTASATQRLENEILGKDLFRLLKEKLGTRFNSFVSEKLTVVPGDISHEDLNLKNSILWEEICNQTDVIVNVAASTKFDERYDVALGINTLGVKHVMSFAKKCVKLKVLVHVSTAYVCGEKGGLVLEDPHQFGVSLNGATGLDIDMEKKMVDEKLNELREEGATEHDIELAMKDLGTKRARMYGWPNTYVFTKAMGEMIVGTTKGNMNVVIVRPTIVTSTYREPFPGWIEGLRTIDSLVVAYGRGKITCFLGDIKAVFDLIPADMVVNAIIVSMVAHANQPSDIIYHVGSSVANPVRYLNIREYGERYFMKKPWINKDGTAVKVGKITIMSSIAGFHKYMYIRYQLPLKGLELVNAASCHYFQETCLDLNRKIHSIMRLVDLYKSYLFFNGVFDDMNTEKLLSKAREGGGVETELFYFDPKVIDWEDYFMNIHFPGIIKYAFK, from the exons ATGGAATTGGGAAGCATAATTCACTTCCTTCAGGATAAGACCATTTTAGTCACTGGTGCCACCGGTTTTCTTGCAAAaa TTTTTGTGGAAAAAATATTGAGGGTTCAACCAAATGTGAAGAAACTTTATCTGCTTTTGAGAGTTAAAGATACTGCATCCGCTACTCAACGCTTAGAAAACGAG ATCTTAGGGAAGGACTTGTTTAGATTGCTGAAGGAAAAACTGGGTACAAGATTCAATTCCTTTGTCTCAGAAAAGCTCACTGTGGTACCTGGAGACATTTCTCATGAGGACTTGAATTTGAAGAACTCCATTCTGTGGGAAGAAATTTGCAACCAAACAGACGTTATAGTTAATGTAGCTGCATCAACTAAGTTCGATGAAAG ATACGATGTTGCATTGGGTATAAATACATTAGGAGTTAAGCATGTGATGAGCTTTGCCAAAAAATGTGTAAAGCTGAAGGTGCTTGTCCACGTATCAACAG CTTATGTATGTGGAGAAAAAGGAGGACTCGTACTAGAGGATCCACATCAGTTTGGTGTGTCACTGAATGGAGCAACTGGACTAGACATTGATATGGAAAAGAAGATGGTAGATGAGAAATTGAATGAGCTGAGAGAGGAGGGAGCCACAGAACATGATATTGAATTGGCCATGAAGGACTTGGGAACTAAAAG AGCAAGGATGTATGGATGGCCAAACACGTACGTCTTTACAAAGGCAATGGGAGAAATGATTGTAGGAACTACAAAGGGAAACATGAATGTAGTAATTGTACGTCCCACAATCGTTACTAGTACTTACAGAGAACCTTTCCCTGGTTGGATAGAAGGTTTAAG AACCATAGACAGCTTGGTTGTTGCTTATGGTAGAGGAAAGATAACTTGCTTCCTTGGTGATATTAAggctgtttttgacttg ATACCAGCAGACATGGTGGTGAATGCAATCATAGTGAGCATGGTGGCTCATGCAAATCAACCTAGTGATATCATATATCATGTGGGTTCTTCTGTTGCAAATCCAGTTAGGTACCTTAATATTCGAGAGTACGGGGAAAGATATTTCATGAAAAAACCTTGGATAAACAAGGATGGAACAGCCGTGAAGGTTGGAAAAATTACCATAATGAGCAGCATTGCTGGCTTCCATAAATATATGTACATTCGTTATCAGCTTCCCTTGAAG GGACTAGAGCTGGTGAATGCAGCTTCGTGCCATTATTTTCAGGAAACGTGTCTGGACTTGAATAGGAAGATCCACAGTATCATGCGATTGGTTGACCTTTACAAGTCTTACTTGTTCTTCAATGGGGT ATTTGATGATATGAATACAGAAAAGTTATTATCAAAGGCAAGAGAAGGAGGTGGAGTGGAGACGGAATTGTTTTACTTTGACCCTAAAGTGATTGATTGGGAAGACTATTTCATGAATATCCATTTTCCTGGAATCATAAAGTATGCTTTCAAGTGA
- the LOC137835643 gene encoding alcohol-forming fatty acyl-CoA reductase-like produces the protein MKCLDLDSTHTTLHLLENQPTSPLFFFLNTFSPMEEVGSVLHFLQNKTILIAGGTGFLAKILLEKILRVQPNVKKIFLLLRASDANSATYRLHNEIIGKDLFIVLKEKLGSNFKSFIAEKVTLVPGDITYEGLGLKDSTLREEICNQTDVIVNLAATTNFDERYDIALDLNTFGVKYVMNFAKQCTKLKVLLHVSTAYVCGERGGLILEDPYHFGETLNGVSGLDIDAEKTIVCNKLDELREQGATERDVKIAMKNLGISRAKVYGWPNTYVFTKAVGEMLVEKLKGNLSVVIIRPTIVTSTMKEPFPGWVEGIRTIDSLAVTYGKGKLTCFLGDINGVVDVVPADMVVNAMLVAMVAHAKQPSDIIYHVGSSLRNPLTYLNLQDFGLKYFTAKPWIKKDGTPVKVGRVTVLTSMDSFQRYMFIRYLLPLKGLELANTALCQYFQGTYLELNRKIQVVMRMVELYRPYMFFSGLFDDMNTEKLRMAAEQSGTEIDMFYFDTKEINWEDYFMKTHLPGVVKYIFK, from the exons ATGAAATGCCTTGATTTAGATTCAACTCACACCACTTTGCATCTTCTTGAGAACCAACCCACTTcccctttgtttttctttctcaatACATTTTCTCCAATGGAGGAGGTAGGAAGTGTTCTTCACTTTCTTCAAAACAAGACCATTTTAATTGCTGGAGGCACTGGTTTTCTTGCCAAGA TTTTACTGGAGAAGATATTGAGGGTTCAACCCAATGTTAAGAAGATTTTCCTTCTTTTAAGAGCCTCCGATGCCAACTCTGCTACTTATCGCTTGCACAATGAG ATCATAGGGAAGGACTTATTCATTGTGCTAAAGGAAAAATTGGGTTCAAATTTTAAGTCATTCATTGCTGAAAAAGTGACTCTGGTGCCGGGGGACATCACCTATGAGGGTTTGGGTTTGAAGGATTCAACTCTGAGGGAAGAGATTTGCAATCAGACTGATGTTATCGTCAATCTGGCTGCAACTACCAACTTTGATGAAAG GTACGATATAGCGTTGGATCTAAACACCTTTGGGGTCAAGTATGTCATGAACTTTGCTAAGCAATGTACTAAACTGAAAGTGCTTCTTCATGTATCAACAG CTTATGTATGTGGTGAGAGAGGTGGACTCATCCTAGAAGACCCCTATCACTTTGGTGAAACGCTGAATGGAGTGTCTGGCCTAGACATCGATGCAGAAAAGACAATAGTGTGTAACAAATTGGATGAACTACGAGAACAAGGAGCCACAGAACGTGATGTTAAAATAGCCATGAAGAATCTGGGTATTAGCAG GGCAAAGGTGTATGGATGGCCAAACACATACGTGTTTACAAAGGCAGTGGGAGAAATGCTTGTCGAAAAACTCAAAGGAAACCTATCTGTTGTTATTATTCGTCCTACCATTGTCACAAGCACAATGAAAGAACCTTTCCCTGGTTGGGTTGAGGGTATCag AACCATTGACAGTTTAGCTGTGACTTATGGGAAAGGAAAGTTAACATGCTTCCTTGGAGATATCAATGGAGTTGTGGATGTG GTCCCAGCAGACATGGTGGTGAATGCTATGCTAGTGGCCATGGTGGCTCATGCAAAGCAGCCAAGTGATATCATATACCATGTGGGTTCCTCTCTTAGAAATCCACTCACGTACTTGAATCTCCAAGACTTTGGATTGAAATATTTCACAGCAAAACCATGGATAAAAAAGGATGGTACACCGGTCAAAGTTGGCAGAGTAACTGTATTGACCAGCATGGATAGCTTTCAGAGATACATGTTCATTCGCTACCTCCTTCCATTGAAG GGACTTGAGCTTGCCAATACTGCACTTTGCCAGTATTTTCAGGGAACGTATCTCGAGCTGAACAGGAAGATCCAAGTTGTGATGCGGATGGTTGAACTTTACAGACCCTACATGTTCTTTAGTGGCCT ATTTGATGATATGAACACAGAGAAGTTGAGAATGGCAGCAGAACAAAGTGGGACAGAGATAGATATGTTTTACTTtgatacaaaagaaattaattgGGAGGATTACTTTATGAAGACCCATCTTCCTGGTGTTGTCAAGTACATTTTTAAGTGA